The Acidimicrobiia bacterium genome segment CGGCGAACGCGCGCCCGAGGAACAGGCCGATCGGGCCGGCACGTCCGTACGGGGTGCGCACCAGGACGGTGGGATGCGATCCGGATCCGGCCGGCGTGTAGACGTCCGCGAGGAGCGTGCAGCCGTCGTCCATCGGTATCGGCACGCCGCGCTCGACCGTGACTCGCGTGTCGCTCGCGCGCGGCAGTGACATGACGCGCGCGAGCAATCTGCTCATCACGGCGACGTACCGTACCGACCTGCGTGGCGCGCCGCCCTGTGCACCTCGCGTCGGCTAGCCGCTCGCGAGCATGATCGTTCCGTGCGCGACCAACCGCACGGTGCGGATCGCGGGGTCGAGCGTCTGCGTCGTGGTCGAGCTCACCGTCGACGAGCCCGTCGCACCGGCGAACTCACCGGTTCCGCTCGTGATCGTGTTCTGGACGGTGGACGTGTTCGTCCCGGTGTCGGTGCCCGCGCCCTGCTGGGTCAGCGTCCCGCCCTTGTACACGGTCACGGTGGTGACGGTGAACGAGGTCGGCCCGGTCTGGGTCCCTTCACCGAGGAACGTCCCGCGCCCGAAGAGGTTCGAGTGGACGGTCCCGCCGACGATGAACGTGGACCCGCCGAGCTGCGGGATCCAGTCCGTCCCCGAGCCGACCGCGGTGGTGTTCCGTGCTCCCGTCTGACTCGGGCTCGAGCCGGACGCGACGGGGCTGGCGAAGAACGTGACGAGCGCTGCGACGACGACGACGCAGAGAACCGCGGCGAGCTTGCGCATCTGACGACCTCCCGTTGTCGAGACCTTCGCCACGAATCGCGTCGTGGGATTCGGTCAACCGGTTCGGCGGTCGCCCCGCCGCGTGCGTGCGGCCGAGGAGCCGGGAGATCGAGTGGGTGTGCGGTGTCGGAGTCGGTGGCCTCGGGTGTCCCGCGAGGCGCTCGCGGCAGCGTCGACCCTACGCCTGCTCGCGGTGGCGTCAAGCCGTCGGCTACGCCGACGGCAGGCCGGTCAGGTCAACCGCGCATCGTCACGAGCTGTGCGCCTACCGACCGGCCATCGCGGTGCCGAGCGGCGAGACGACGTGCCAGCCCGGGATGCTGACGCCGTTCGTGTCGCCGGGCGCCGTGTCGCCCGAGAAGTAGTAGAGCAGGTGGCCGTTGTAGGTGACCTGCCCGCTCGACGCCTTGCCCGCCTTCGACGCGTCGAGGCCCGCGGCGACGGTCGGCGTGCCCGACGACGTGAGCGGCGGCCACGCCTTCGCGCATGCACCCGTGCACGCGGACGTCGTGCCCTGGTCCCGGTCGAACACGTACAGGCTGTGACCGTCCGGACCGACGAGCACGAGGCCGCCGTTGTTCGGCAGCTTCACGAACGAGATCGTCGTGGCGAAGTGGCTGCCGGGAGGCGGCGCCGACGCGAGCGGGTTCCCGGACGCGCTCGTCGCGGAGGCCGCCGGGGCCGCGGTCGACGCGGAGGTGCTCGAGGAGCTCGACGTCGACCTCGACTTCGACGACTTCCCGGAGCTCGACCCGCAGGCGGCGAGCACGACGGCGAGGACTGCGGCGGCCAGGACGGTACGCGACGTGGTTCTCATGGACGCGCCTCCTTCGGTGTCGCCGGGGCATACGTACACGACGCTCCTCGGGATTGCGTGATCATGACGCACACGCTCGCTCCGGGGCGCTGAAGGGACGATGAGCGGCGCGTGCGCCACGGTCGCCTGCCGATCCGCGAACATGTCACGTGCCCGAGCCCGACCAGCCGCACGACGGGAGTGAGCACACGCGCGCCGTGTTCAGCGCGATCTACGAGACCGACCATTGGAAGGGCGGCTCGGGCGAGGGGTCGCCGCCCGACGCGACGGCGCCGTACCGCGAGTTCGTCCAGCGGCTGCTCACGGCGCGGGACGTGCGGACGGTCGTCGACGTCGGTTGCGGTGACTGGCAGTCGTCGCGCCTGATCGACTGGCGGGGCGTCCGCTACACGGGTGTCGACGTCGTCCCCGAGGTGGTCGACGCCGACCGTGAGCGCTTCGGTGGGCCGGACGTGGCGTTCGCGTGCGCCGACGTCGCGACCGAGCCTGCGCCGCGCGCGGATCTCCTGCTGTGCAAGGACGTCCTCCAGCACTGGCCGAACGCGGTCATCCGGCGTTTCGTCGCCCGTGAACGACGCCGGCACCGCTACCTCGTGCTGACGAACGACGTGTGGAGCGTCCACTGGCCCGACGACGAACGGAACGCGGACGTGCCGATGGGGCACTGGCGCACGATCGACCTCGAGCAGCCGCCGTTCGCGATCCGTGCGGACGTCCGTCTCGACTTTCTCGTCGGGACCGAGTGGCGGAAGCGCGTCCTCGTCGTGACGAATCCGCTCCATCGCCTCCGTGCGTCGCTGACGCGCGGCTCCGCCCTCGCGATCGCGCGCGAGTCCGTCAGCCCATCGTCTTCGCGCCGTCGAGCGACTCCCTGATGATGTCGGCGTGACCGGCGTGCTGCGCGGTCTCCGCCACGATGTGGACGATCGCGCGCCGAGCCGTCCGGCGCGCGCCCGGTGGGAACCACGGCGCCTCGGGCAGCGGGTGCGACACGTCGAGTGACGGCAGCGTCCGGACCACCTGTTCCGTCTGCCGCCCGACCTCTCGATACGCGTCGACCAGGCCGGCGATCGTCTCGCCGTCCTCCATCCGGAAGCTCGCGGCGTGCGCGGCGAACGCCTCGGGAGTCATGCCACCGATCGCGTCCGGGCCGCGCTCGATGAACTCCACCCACTGCCGCTCCACCTTCGCCACGTGCTTCACGAGCCCGCCGAGCGTCAGCTCGCTGACCGTCGTGCGCGTCCGGGCCTGGTCGTCGTCGATCCCCTCGACCGTCCTCAGGAACAGGTCCCGGTGCGCCGTGAGCGCCTCGATCAGGTCGGCCCGCTCTTGCTCGATCCCGTCGGATTCGCTGGCCATGGTCCTCCTCGGCCGTCGCAGTCGTGCTTGCCTCGCCGCCGGCGGGCTATTACAGCAGTGCTGCAGACACCGCCGAAGGGGAGACGGATGAGATCACTCGACGTCCGGACCCGGACCGCCGCCGACACCCGCGACGTCACGCCCGACGCGTTCTTCGACGACGAGCTGCCCGCGCTCGTCGACGCGCACGCGCACCTCGCCCTTCCCGGTGCACACGAGCTCGGTGTCACGTCGTTCGCGATCGTCACGCCGTCGGGCGCATGGACGCTCGCGCTCGACGAGGCGCACGACACGATCCGCGTCACCCGGGGTGACACCGGCGACGCCGCCACCGAGCTCGACCACGACGAGGTCGCGCGGCTCGTCGACGACCGGCTCACGCCGATGACGCTGGTCGCGTCGGCGCGCGTCCGCATGCGGCGCGGGAGCCTCGAGCAGTTCCTCGACTGGTGGGTCGTGCTCCGTTCGCTGATCGACGGCCGGCCCGCGCACACGCGGGGCTCGGTGGAGCTGCGCGACCGCGACGGATCGCCGCTCGACGTGACCCGGTCGTTCACGCCCGAGGACGACGACGACGCCATCGCGCACTTCCTCACCGAGACGGGCTTCCTGCATCTGGAGGGCTGGTTCGGCCTCGACGAGATGGAGGCGATCAGCCGCGACATGGACGCTGCCTTCGCGCACTACGCACCGGACGACGGCCGGTCGTGGTGGGCCGAGACCGCCGACGGCACGGCGCGCGCCGTGAGGTTGCAGCGCTTCGAGGAGCACAGCCCGACGTTCGCCGCGCTGATCCGCGACGACCGCTTCCTGCGCATCGGGCGTCTCACGGGCGACGCCTACGTGCCGCCTGCCGGCGGCGAGGCGCTCGAGAAGCCGATCGGCGTCGTGAAGGGCATCTCGGATCTGCCGTGGCACAAGGACTGCTCGCTCGGCATGCACTCGTACAACTGCTGCGGCCTGACCGTCGGCGTCTCCGTGACGGGGGCGGACGAGCAGAGCGGCGCGCTCGCTGTCGTGCCGGGGTCGCACCGCGCGCTCGTGCAGCCCTCCTTCTACCGTTCGCTGTGGGGGCTGCCGCCGCGCGACCTGCCGACGCGCACGGGTGACCTCACGGTCCACTGCTCGTGCACGATGCACATGAGCCACCCGCCCGTGACGAAGGAGCGGCGCGTGCTCTACACCGGGTTCTCGCTCGCGCCGCGCGGCGACTCGCTCGCGGAGGACCGCGCCGTCGCGTCGGCCGTCCGCGAGAACGCCTACAAGAAGGTGTCCCAGGCACCCAGCCCCGTCGCGGCGGGGAGGAGTCCCGGAACGTGACGGAGCACGTCGCGATCCGCGACTGCGGCCCCCGTGACGGGCTGCAGCCGCTCGACCCGCTCGCACCGTCCGAACGGGCCGCGCTCGTGCACGACCTCTTCGCCACCGGACTCGCGGACGTCGAGATCGCCGCGTTCGTGTCGCCGAAGGCGGTCCCCGCGATGGCCGGTGCCGCGGAGGTCGTCGCGTTGGTTGACCCGCCGCCGGGCGCGCGCTGCTGGGCGCTGGTGCCGAACGAGCGGGGCGCGCAACTCGCGCTCGACGCGGGCGTCACGCACCTCACGGTGACCGCGTCGGCATCCGAGGAGTACAGCCGGCGCAACGTCCGCATGTCCGTCGACGAGTCGATCGCGCAGGCGGGGAAGATCCGCGCGCTCGCGCGCGACGCGATCGTCGACGCCGTCGTCTCGTACTCGTTCGGCTCACCGTTCGACGACGTCACGCCTCGCGTGGTCGAGGACGTGTGCACGCGCCTGCGCGACCACGGCGTCGACCGGCTCACGCTCGCGGACACGAGCGGGGTCGCGACCCCGCGGCGCATCGAGGAGGTGCTCGGGTTCACGGGCACGGACGTCGGCTTGCACCTGCACGACACGCGCGCGACCGCGTTGACGAACGCGTTCGCGGCGCTGAACCTCGGGATCCGTCGCTTCGACACGTCGCTCGGGGGGCTCGGCGGGTCACCGTTCGCGCCGGCCGCGGGCGGGAACCTCGCGACCGAGGACCTCGTCCTGCTGCTGGACGACCTCGGCGTCTCCACCGGCATCGACCTCGCCGCGCTGCTCGGGGCGAGCGAGCGGCTCGCCCGGCGGCTGGGCCGCGCGCTCCCGAGCCGCGTCGCGGCGGCGGGCGCGCTGCCCGCGTTCGGAGCGCGATGACCACGCGCGGCGAGATCGTCTGGCGGCCTCCGCCCGACGCGCTCGACCGAACTCGCGTCGGCGCGTTCCTGCGCTGGTTGCGCGACGAGCGCGGTCGCGACGTCGCGGACTATGCCGCGCTCTGGCAGTGGTCGGTGGACGACCTCGAAGGCTTCTGGGACGCGTTCACGACGTGGGCCGGCGTCGCGTGGTCGACCCCGCCGGCCGCCGTCCTCGCGGGGGGAAACCGCACCATGCCCGGTGCCCGCTGGTTCACCGGCGCGACGCTCAATTACGGGCAGCTGGCGCTCGCGCACGCCGAGCGCGACCCCGACGGCGTCGCGGTGATCGCGCGCTCGCAGACCCGCGATCGCACGGAGACCACGTGGAACGAGCTCGCCCGCGACGTCGCGCGCTGCCGGGCCGCGCTCGAGCGGCTCGGCGTGCGCGCCGGCGACCGCGTCGTCGCGTACGCGCCGAACATCGCCGAGACCCTCGTCGCGTTCCTCGCGGCCGCGTCACTCGGTGCCACGTGGTCGTCGTGCCCACCCGAGTTCGGGACGCGCTCCGTCGTCGACCGGCTCTCGCAGATCGAGCCCGTCGTACTGTTCGCCGTCGACGGCTACCGCTACGGCGAGCGCGTCGTCGACCGCAGGGCGGAGGTCGACGCCGTCCGTGCCGCGCTCCCGTCGCTGCGGCACACGGTCAGCATCCGGTACCTCGGAACCGGTGACGACGAGTGGACGCCGTTCCTCGCCAGCGGCGACGGCGCGCCGCTCACGTTCGACGCCGTCCCGGCCGAGCACCCGCTCTACGTCCTGTACTCGTCAGGGACGACAGGGCTCCCGAAGGCGATCGTGCACGCGCACGGCGGCATCGCGGTCGAGCACACGAAGACCCTCGCGCTGCACCACGACCTCGGTGCCGGCAGCCGGTTCAGCTGGTTCACGACGACCGGCTGGATGATGTGGAACTACGTCGTGTCCGGGTTGCTCGTCGGCGCGACGATCGTGCTCTTCGACGGTGATCCGAGCGCGCCCGACCTGTCGACGTTGTGGCGGCTCGCGGCAGAGGAGCGGCTCGACGTCCTCGGCGTCAGCGCGCCGTTCCTGATGGCGTGCCGAAAGGCGGGTGTGCGGCCGCGCGACGTCGGCGACCTCAGTGGCATGCGCCAGGTCGGCTCGACCGGCGCGCCGCTGCCGCCCGACGGGTTCCGTTGGGTGCGCGACGCGGTGGGCGAGCACGTGCAGGTCGCGTCGATGAGCGGCGGCACGGACGTGTGCACGGCGTTCGTCGGCATGGTCCCGATCCTCCCCGTCCGCGCGGGCGAGATCTCGTGCCGTCTCCTCGGTTGCGACGTGCGCGCGTTCGACGAGTCGGGGACCGAGTGCCCGCCCGGTGTACAGGGCGAGCTCGTCATCACGTCGCCGATGCCGTCGATGCCGGTCGGGTTCTGGAACGACCCGAGCGGCGAGCGGTACCGCAGCGCGTACTTCGCCGACTACCCGGGCGTGTGGCGCCACGGCGACTGGATCACGTTCCTCGACGACGGCGCGTGCGTCATCAGCGGCCGATCGGACGCGACCCTCAACCGTGGCGGCGTGCGCCTCGGGACGAGCGACTTCTACGCGGTCGTCGAGTCGCTCCCCGACGTCGCCGACAGCCTCGTCGTCCACCTCGACGACGCCGGCGACGGCACCGGCGAGCTCGTGCTGTTCGTCGCGCTCGCGCCCGGCGCGACGCTCGACGACGACCTGCGCGCGCGCATCGCGAAGGCGCTGCGCACCGACCTCTCGCCTCGGCACGTCCCCGATCGCATCGAACAGGCACCGGGCGTGCCGCGCACGCTGTCCGGCAAGAAGCTCGAGGTGCCGGTGAAGCGCATCCTGACCGGAACCCCCATCGCGACCGCGGCGTCGAGCGGCTCGCTCGCCAACCCCGAGGTGCTCGACTACTACGCGTCCCTCGTACGGGTACGGCGATGACGGACACCGCGCCGCGCGCGCGTGGGGGTGCGGCCGCGTGGACGCCTCGTGTGACGCCGCCCGTCGGCGTCGACCTCGACGTCCGCCAGAAGCTCGCGTGCGCGTTCCGCATCCTCGCCCGCACCGGGTTCAGCGAGAACATCGCCGGCCACATCACGTGCGCGGACTCGGAGACGGGCGGCATGTGGGTCAACCCGTGGGGCCTGTGGTGGGACGAGGTGCGCGCGTCGGACGTCTGCCTCGTGAGCACCGAGGGCCGGGTGCTCGAGGGCAAGTGGGACGTCACGCCCGCGATCCACATCCACACCGAGCTGCACCGCCGGCGTGCCGACGCGCGTGTCGTCGTGCACAACCATCCCTACTACGCGACCGTCCTCGCCGCAGTCGGCGTGCTGCCGGACACGCTCCACCAGACGGCGTGCATGCTCGACGGCGACCTGCGCTTCGTGCGCGAGTACACGGGCGAGATCGATTCCGGCGCGCTCGGTGCCGAGCTCGCGGAACGCATCGGCGACGCATCCGTCGTCCTGCTCGCGAACCACGGCGTGATCGTCACGGCACCGACGGTCGAGGAGGCGACGTATCGCGCGGTGAGCTTCGAGCGCGCGTGCCGGCTGATGTACGACACGTTGGCGCTGGAGCGCCCGTACACGACGGTCGACGCCGAGATCCGTCCCGCGATGAAGGCGTCGCTGTTGGAGCGGGGCACGGACGTGTTCTGGGCCGGCGCGGTGCGCATGCTGCTGCGCGAGCAGCCGGAGGTCCTGGAGTGATGGTCGACATCGACGACCTGCAACGCATGGAGTTCACCACCGGCGGCAAGGCCCGCACCGGTGGCGCAACGTTCCTCCCCGAACCGCCGCGTCAGCCGCGGCGGTTCACGGTCGTCTCCGCCGACGACCACATCGTCGAACCGCCCGACACGTTCGCCGGGCGCGTGCCCGCGCGCTTCGCCGAGCGCGCGCCGCACGTCGTCGAGGAGGACGACGGCACCGAGGTGTGGATCTACGACGGGCAGCGGTTCCCGAACGTCGGCTTCAACGCGGTGGTCGGCCGGCCCGTGAGCGAGTACAGCTTCGAACCGGCGCGCTTCGACGAGATGAGGCGCGGCGCGTGGGACATCGACGCGCGCATCGCGGACATGGACGTGAACGGGATCTACGCGTCGGTGAACTTCCCGTCGTTCCTGCCCGGATTCGCGGGGCAACGCCTCCAGCTCTCGACGAACGACCGCGACCTCGCGCTCGCCGCGGTGCGCGCGTGGAACGACTGGCACATCGAGGCGTGGGCGGGCCCCCACCCCGACCGCATCATCCCGTGCCAGATCCCGTTCCTGCTCGATCCGGAGATCGGCGCCGCGGAGATCCGCCGCAACGCCGAGCGCGGCTTCAAGGCCGTCAGCTTCACCGAGTCGCCCGCGACGCTCGGCCTGCCGTCGCTGCACACCGGCCACTGGGACCCGATCATGCGCGCGTGCGCGGAGAGCGGCACGGTCGTGAACCTGCACATCGGCTCGTCGGGCACGTCGCCGTCCACGTCCGACGACGCGCCTCCCGACGTGATCGGCGTGCTCTTCTTCGGCTACGCGATGTTCGCCGCGGTCGACTGGCTCTACTCCCTGATCCCCGTCCGCTACCCGTCGATCCGCATCTGCATGTCGGAAGGCGGCATCGGCTGGGTCGCGGGGCTGCTCGACCGGCTCGACCACATGCTGAGCTACCACGAGATGTACGGGACGTGGACCGGCATCGAGCTCACGCCGGCCGAGGTGTTGCAGCGCAACTTCTGGTTCTGCGCGATCGAGGACCAGTCGTCGTTCGCGCAGCGCGACCGGATCGGCGTCGGCAACATCCTCGTCGAGGCGGACTACCCGCACTGCGACTCGACATGGCCGCACACCCAGCAGAAGCTCGCCGAGCAGCTCGCTGGTCTTCCTGAGGACGACGTGCGCCGCATCACGTGGCAGAACGCGTCCGAGCTCTACCGCCATCCGATCCCGGCCGCGGTGCAGGCCGACCCGGACGCGTTCTGACGAACACATGGACGAGACGCTGACGGATCTCGTCCGCGCGCATGCGCGGGCGCGGCCCGAGGCTGCCGCCTTCGTCACGCCCGACGCCCGGTGCTCGTGGCGCGAGTACCGGGAGCGGGCGGCGGGGTTGGCCGGTGCGTACGTCGCGTGCGGGTTCGAGCGTGGTTCGCGTGTCGCGGTCCTGCTGCCCGACGGCGCGGCCGTGCACGTCGCGTTCCTGGCCGGTGAGCAGGCCGGGATCGTGACGGTCGGCATCGGCGCGCGCGCCGGCGAGCGGGAGATCGCGCATCTCGTCGAACGTACGGGCGCGGTCGCGGTCGTGACGCACGAGACGTATCGCGAGACGCCGGCCGTCGACCTCGTCGACCGACTCCGACGCGTGACCGGCCGCGACCTGCACCACGTCGTCGTGGACGACCGCGGCGTCGCGTCGTGCGCACGGGACACGGAGCCGCTCACCGACGCCGACATCGACGCCCGCCGCGTCCGCCCCGACGACATGTTCCTGCTGAACTCGACGTCCGGGACGACGGGCCTGCCCAAGTGCGTGATCCAGACCCAGCGCAGGTGGCGCTACTTCCACGGGCTCGCGGTCGACGCCGGCGCGCTGACCCCGAACGACGTGTTCCTCTCCGCGATCCCCGCGCCGTTCGGCTTCGGGCTGTGGACCGCGCACTTCACGCCGACGATCCTCGGCGCGCCGGTGGTCCTCATGCCGCGCTTCTCGCCCGATCTCGCGCTGCAACTCGCGGAGCGCGAGCGGGTCACCGTCCTCGCCTGCGTCAGCACCCAGTTCGTCATGATGCTCGAGTCGCCCGCGATCGAGCGCGTGGACCTCTCGTCGCTGCGCGTCCTGTTCACGGGCGGCGAGGCGGTTCCCGAGGCGCGCGCAGCCGCGTTCGAGGACGCGACCGGCGCGCGCGTGCTCCAGTTCTACGGCTCGAACGAGACGGGCGCGCTCAGCCGCACGACGCTCGGCGACGACCGCGTGCACCGGCTCACGACCGCCGGTCGCGTCATCCCGGAGATGCACGTGCGCGTCCTCGACGCGGACGGCCGCGACGTTCCGGCCGGCGAACCGGGCCAGCCGTGCTGTCGCGGTCCGGCGACCAGCCCCGGGTACTACGACGATCCCGCCGGGAACGCCGAGCTGTTCACGCACGACGGGTGGATGCGCATGGGCGACGTCGCCACCGTCGACGCCGACGGGTACCTGCGGGTCGTGGGCCGCACGTCCGACTTCGTGATCCGCGGCGGCAAGAACATCAGCGCGAAGGTCGTGGAGGACGAGGTCTCGTCACATCCGGCCGTCGCGCTCGCCGCCGCCGTCGCGATGCCGGATCCCGTGTTCGGCGAGCGGGTGTGCGCGTTCGTCGAGCTGCGTCCGGGAACGTCGCTCACGCTCGACGAGCTCGTCGCGCACCTCCGCGCGCGCGGCACGTCGCCGGAGAATCTCCCCGAGCGGCTCGAGGTGCTGGACTGGCTTCCGCGCGCGTCGGGCGGGAAGATCGCGAAGGGCGAGCTGCGGGAGCGCGCACGCGCCCTCCCGCAGCCCGGGTCCTCCGATCAGTAGCCGCTGTACCCGCTGCCGCTGCTGTTGCTCGAGCTCGACGAGCTCGCGGTCGTCGGCGTCGTCGCGGCGCCGCTCGCACCCGCCGACACCGGGGCGGACGTCTTCACGACCCGCCAGATGCCGCCGAAGCTGTTGAGGCCGTCGCCGTTCGCGTCGCCGGGCGCCGCGTCACCCGAGAACCGGTACAGCGGGAGACCGTTGTCGGTGACGAGCGTTGCGCCGTTGCCCGACGTGGTCCCGATGCCGGTCACACCGGTGTCCCCGGTCGCGTGCCCGCCGTTCGGCGCGAACAGGGGCGGCCACGCGGCCGCGCACGCACCCGTGCACGGGACGGGCATTCCGCCGTTCGTGAACGTGTAGAGCGTCATCCCCTTCGAGTCGACGAGGATGTTGCCGAACTTCGCGTTCGCCGCGACCTGGACGGTCGGTCCGGTCGCGCTCGCGGCGGGACGGCTCGACGACGGCTGCTTCGTTGCACCCGTCGAGCTTCCCGACGAGCCGCACGCCGCGAATGCGACTGCACCGACGATCGCGACGGCGGCGGGTATCAGTCGTGCCTTCATGGTTTCGCCTCTCGTTGCGCACCCGCGCCGTTGCGGGTGTCGTCGTGGACTACGAGAGACGACGCGCGAAGGATCGTGTGCCGCTCGACACGGCCGGCCGCGTGGCCGAGTCAGGCGGAGGTGAGCTTGTAGTTGGCGAGCGCCTCGACGCGCTCGACGAAGTCGGGGCTGTGGCGCAGACGGGCCCCGATGTCGTCGTAGCCGGCGCCCCGATCGCGCCAACGCAGGACGCGTCGCTCGAGCGGGCGCAGCGAGCCCGCCCGTCCGGCCTGCGCGTCGCGACCGGGAAGGCGGCTCAACGTGATGAAGCGCTCGACCGCGGCAGGGCTGCGGCGGAGGCGCCGGGCGATGTCGTCGGTGCTCATGCCCTCGTCGACCATGCGCAGGATGCGGCGCTCGAGGGGCCGCAGCTTCGAAGTCTCGCTCACGATGCTCTCGCTCACGATGCCCTCGCTCACGATGCCTCCCCGCGCGCCGGCGGCCGTGACGACGTGCAGCCTACCGGCGCGGCGGCCCTGTGGTGACGCCTGTCGCCTTCGTTCAGTCGACCGGCAGCGTCGCCAGGAGTGCCCGCTTCTGCTCGTCGAAGTCGTCGAAGTCGATCGAGCCCTCCTCGAAGCGGCGGTGCAGCTCGTCGACCCGGGCCAGGACGCTCGGCACGTCCACGTCGCGCACCACGTTGGCCGGTGCCGGCTCGGGCGTCTCGTCGGCGTGCGCCGAGGACTGCCGGCGCTCGCGCTTCGCCGCGGCCTTCGCCTGCTTGTCGCGCTCGCGCTGGCGCTTCTCGAACGTGGGCCTCTTCGTCGCCATGGCTGCTCCCCGACGTCGGCGGACAACGGTGGGCACTGCGGCCGGAGCGCGGTCGACCGCCCGGATCCGGTGGGTCGCGCCCAGATCGGTGGCTCGTGCACGGGGCGGCACGCTCACCCCGGAGGCCGGGCGCCTCGGAGGCCGGCGCCGCGCCCGGACGCACCAACCGGGCCGCAGCAGAACCGCCCCCAGCATAGGGGCTGGCGGGTGCTCCGGCGGCGTCGCGACGCGTTCTTCCCGGTCAGACGGGCGGGGACGGCGGCGGTGCGAGGCGGGTCGCGAGGTCCTCGAGGGCGGCCGCGAGCAGCGCCGCCTCGCCGTCGGAGACGTGCCGCGAGAAGTGCTCCGCGACCGCCGCGGCGTAGACGGCATCCGCCCGCCGGTACCGGGCACGGCCCAGCCGGGTGACCACGAGCAGCGTCGCACGGCGGTCGTCGGGGTCGGCGCGCCGTTCGACGAGCCCGTCCGCCTCCATGCGCTGGACCAGGCGGCTGACGCCGGGCTGGCTGTAGCGGACGCGCATGCACCGGTGGAGCTCGCCGAGGCGGAGCCGGCCGGGCGGGTCGGCGCGCTCGAGGTACGCGAGCGCCGAGAAGGTGG includes the following:
- a CDS encoding methyltransferase domain-containing protein, yielding MPEPDQPHDGSEHTRAVFSAIYETDHWKGGSGEGSPPDATAPYREFVQRLLTARDVRTVVDVGCGDWQSSRLIDWRGVRYTGVDVVPEVVDADRERFGGPDVAFACADVATEPAPRADLLLCKDVLQHWPNAVIRRFVARERRRHRYLVLTNDVWSVHWPDDERNADVPMGHWRTIDLEQPPFAIRADVRLDFLVGTEWRKRVLVVTNPLHRLRASLTRGSALAIARESVSPSSSRRRATP
- a CDS encoding DinB family protein translates to MASESDGIEQERADLIEALTAHRDLFLRTVEGIDDDQARTRTTVSELTLGGLVKHVAKVERQWVEFIERGPDAIGGMTPEAFAAHAASFRMEDGETIAGLVDAYREVGRQTEQVVRTLPSLDVSHPLPEAPWFPPGARRTARRAIVHIVAETAQHAGHADIIRESLDGAKTMG
- a CDS encoding phytanoyl-CoA dioxygenase family protein, whose protein sequence is MRSLDVRTRTAADTRDVTPDAFFDDELPALVDAHAHLALPGAHELGVTSFAIVTPSGAWTLALDEAHDTIRVTRGDTGDAATELDHDEVARLVDDRLTPMTLVASARVRMRRGSLEQFLDWWVVLRSLIDGRPAHTRGSVELRDRDGSPLDVTRSFTPEDDDDAIAHFLTETGFLHLEGWFGLDEMEAISRDMDAAFAHYAPDDGRSWWAETADGTARAVRLQRFEEHSPTFAALIRDDRFLRIGRLTGDAYVPPAGGEALEKPIGVVKGISDLPWHKDCSLGMHSYNCCGLTVGVSVTGADEQSGALAVVPGSHRALVQPSFYRSLWGLPPRDLPTRTGDLTVHCSCTMHMSHPPVTKERRVLYTGFSLAPRGDSLAEDRAVASAVRENAYKKVSQAPSPVAAGRSPGT
- a CDS encoding hydroxymethylglutaryl-CoA lyase is translated as MTEHVAIRDCGPRDGLQPLDPLAPSERAALVHDLFATGLADVEIAAFVSPKAVPAMAGAAEVVALVDPPPGARCWALVPNERGAQLALDAGVTHLTVTASASEEYSRRNVRMSVDESIAQAGKIRALARDAIVDAVVSYSFGSPFDDVTPRVVEDVCTRLRDHGVDRLTLADTSGVATPRRIEEVLGFTGTDVGLHLHDTRATALTNAFAALNLGIRRFDTSLGGLGGSPFAPAAGGNLATEDLVLLLDDLGVSTGIDLAALLGASERLARRLGRALPSRVAAAGALPAFGAR
- a CDS encoding acetoacetate--CoA ligase; its protein translation is MTTRGEIVWRPPPDALDRTRVGAFLRWLRDERGRDVADYAALWQWSVDDLEGFWDAFTTWAGVAWSTPPAAVLAGGNRTMPGARWFTGATLNYGQLALAHAERDPDGVAVIARSQTRDRTETTWNELARDVARCRAALERLGVRAGDRVVAYAPNIAETLVAFLAAASLGATWSSCPPEFGTRSVVDRLSQIEPVVLFAVDGYRYGERVVDRRAEVDAVRAALPSLRHTVSIRYLGTGDDEWTPFLASGDGAPLTFDAVPAEHPLYVLYSSGTTGLPKAIVHAHGGIAVEHTKTLALHHDLGAGSRFSWFTTTGWMMWNYVVSGLLVGATIVLFDGDPSAPDLSTLWRLAAEERLDVLGVSAPFLMACRKAGVRPRDVGDLSGMRQVGSTGAPLPPDGFRWVRDAVGEHVQVASMSGGTDVCTAFVGMVPILPVRAGEISCRLLGCDVRAFDESGTECPPGVQGELVITSPMPSMPVGFWNDPSGERYRSAYFADYPGVWRHGDWITFLDDGACVISGRSDATLNRGGVRLGTSDFYAVVESLPDVADSLVVHLDDAGDGTGELVLFVALAPGATLDDDLRARIAKALRTDLSPRHVPDRIEQAPGVPRTLSGKKLEVPVKRILTGTPIATAASSGSLANPEVLDYYASLVRVRR
- a CDS encoding class II aldolase/adducin family protein; protein product: MTDTAPRARGGAAAWTPRVTPPVGVDLDVRQKLACAFRILARTGFSENIAGHITCADSETGGMWVNPWGLWWDEVRASDVCLVSTEGRVLEGKWDVTPAIHIHTELHRRRADARVVVHNHPYYATVLAAVGVLPDTLHQTACMLDGDLRFVREYTGEIDSGALGAELAERIGDASVVLLANHGVIVTAPTVEEATYRAVSFERACRLMYDTLALERPYTTVDAEIRPAMKASLLERGTDVFWAGAVRMLLREQPEVLE
- a CDS encoding amidohydrolase family protein, with amino-acid sequence MVDIDDLQRMEFTTGGKARTGGATFLPEPPRQPRRFTVVSADDHIVEPPDTFAGRVPARFAERAPHVVEEDDGTEVWIYDGQRFPNVGFNAVVGRPVSEYSFEPARFDEMRRGAWDIDARIADMDVNGIYASVNFPSFLPGFAGQRLQLSTNDRDLALAAVRAWNDWHIEAWAGPHPDRIIPCQIPFLLDPEIGAAEIRRNAERGFKAVSFTESPATLGLPSLHTGHWDPIMRACAESGTVVNLHIGSSGTSPSTSDDAPPDVIGVLFFGYAMFAAVDWLYSLIPVRYPSIRICMSEGGIGWVAGLLDRLDHMLSYHEMYGTWTGIELTPAEVLQRNFWFCAIEDQSSFAQRDRIGVGNILVEADYPHCDSTWPHTQQKLAEQLAGLPEDDVRRITWQNASELYRHPIPAAVQADPDAF